From a region of the Thiomicrorhabdus sp. genome:
- the pseB gene encoding UDP-N-acetylglucosamine 4,6-dehydratase (inverting), whose protein sequence is MFDNKSILITGGTGSFGHKYVQTLLERFNPKKIVIFSRDELKQYEMQQIFSSSKMRYFIGDVRDAERLKQAMSGIDYVIHAAALKHVPVAEYNPMECIKTNIIGAENVIQAALANKVSGVIALSTDKAANPVNLYGATKLASDKLFVAANNIAGDLPTKFSVVRYGNVVGSRGSVVPFFKKLIAEGATKLPITDPRMTRFWITLQDGVDFVLKNFERMHGGEIFVPKIPSMRITDLAEAMLPGAKLDIVGIRPGEKLHEIMCPEDDSMHTIEFEDFYVITPTITFTQRGNSYTTNALGETGIPVKQGFSYCSGNNDVFLNVEEIKQYNQSI, encoded by the coding sequence AATCCAAAAAAAATTGTTATATTTTCACGAGATGAGCTTAAACAATATGAAATGCAACAAATATTTTCTTCAAGCAAAATGCGTTATTTTATTGGAGATGTTAGAGATGCAGAACGTTTAAAACAAGCCATGTCAGGGATTGATTATGTTATTCATGCTGCGGCTTTAAAGCATGTGCCAGTTGCTGAATATAATCCAATGGAATGCATTAAAACCAACATTATTGGGGCTGAAAATGTCATTCAAGCTGCTTTAGCAAATAAGGTGTCAGGTGTTATTGCTCTATCAACTGATAAAGCAGCCAATCCTGTTAATTTATATGGTGCAACCAAGTTAGCATCAGACAAACTATTTGTTGCCGCTAACAATATTGCAGGTGATTTACCGACTAAATTCTCAGTTGTGCGTTATGGCAACGTGGTGGGTTCAAGAGGATCTGTTGTACCATTTTTTAAAAAACTGATTGCAGAAGGGGCAACAAAGTTACCGATTACTGATCCAAGAATGACGCGCTTTTGGATTACATTACAAGATGGGGTGGACTTTGTTTTGAAAAACTTTGAACGTATGCATGGAGGTGAAATCTTTGTACCTAAAATCCCATCTATGCGTATTACGGATTTAGCTGAAGCGATGTTGCCTGGAGCAAAACTTGATATCGTTGGTATCAGGCCTGGAGAAAAGTTGCATGAAATTATGTGTCCTGAAGATGATTCAATGCACACCATTGAATTTGAAGACTTTTATGTTATTACACCAACCATCACGTTTACTCAAAGAGGCAATAGCTACACAACAAATGCTTTAGGTGAAACAGGAATACCAGTAAAACAAGGTTTTTCTTATTGTTCAGGGAATAATGACGTTTTTTTAAACGTAGAAGAAATTAAGCAATATAACCAATCAATTTAA